TTACAATGAGGTCAAATGAGATAAATAAGAATGCAAATATAAAGCAAGTATAACAAGTTTTTATTGGGACTGCAGAGCCTGGATAAGGGTCTTAATGGTAAAGGTCAGCAAAGCAGGTCAGGCTCCAGGCTCCATGTGGCTCCAGTCAAGAAAGGGAGGAGCCACCGAGCACCATCCCTCgtggagcagggagggagagcaggCTTGGTGTGATCCAGGATTCGGTTTCTTCCCTGCTGGGCCAAAGCCAAACACCTGGCGGGTCTTGGTCAGGATGGCATGTGGACATTGGTTTCCAACCAGAGGGGCTCATGGCTGTGATTTAGTCTTTGGAATCATGttaaattaaagaggaaatggCACTATGCTTCATACAGATAGTCCTAGTATGGTATCATCTATACAGCCTCCTGGCAAGAACCATGCCTTCTTAGCATGGTCTTAAAAAGAGTTACTGCTTATACTATTCCACTACAGGAGTTAGAGTACTTTAGTTATTTGTGTATAATACCTTACTCCAGAAAGTAATGCTTTTTCAAACTCCCATAACATAGAATGActtaaaataaaaggagagaagacGAAACTAGAATATAAAACGTTTCTCCATTCATCTGAGTAATTCATAGCATTTTCAGTTTGGGGTAAGATCGTGAAGAGTCTTAAGGGAAACTGCTGAGCATCTCAGCCAGTTGCCTCTGGCCACAAACCCCTTCCTAGGGGAACCACAGATCTCCTTGAGTGTGCAGGAAAACCATGGTCATTTTCTGTGTGTGCCATGAGGCAAGAAATGTAGGCATGCAAACTTACCTGTATCTTCTCTTCATCCTAGCGGTACCCAAAATGACGCTGCTGTTTATCAAATCTCTGCTAAAAACTGTTTGGGGGTGATCTGCTGCTCTGCAGTGAAGGTCCATTGAAGTGGATCTTCAGTCCACGGAAGCGGAGTGTCCGTCAGAGAATCAACAGCTCTCTCTTAACCCGAAAGATGACAGCAACACAGTTTGCAAACATGAGACCTATGAGCAGGAAAGCACACATCAAATTGATGAGAAGGAACATCCTATAAGGAAGAAGAAGGTATTGCCTCGGGTCCTCCCGCATCAGCTGACTCCCCCTCCTCCAAATTCAGTGGTGTGTGTTCACTCCGGCTATTGGCTGATAATGACCTTGGTACATCCAGTTCTGAAAATCCCTTGGATGTTAAAGACGTGAGGCAAACTGAAGAGGCTCGTGATCCCGATAACACAGAGGACGTTGTAGAGGGGTTGCTTTGTTCTAATTCAAGTAATAGTCCCTATAAACAAGATGTGTGTGGCCACAGGACAGTGCATTCCAAACTGTCAAGGTTAATGGATGGTGCCTTAGACACTAGTGGCCCTAATGAAGAAGTCTTCGACTCTAGTCATCAAAATCCCACAGTACAGAAATACATCAGCTTTAGCCTACCGCTGATGGAGGCAGCCTCATCCACTTCCCCAGGTGACAGGGCCACGAGCAACAAGCCTGTCAGCCGCCCGGCTTCCAGCACAGACTTGGACAGTGATTATGAACTCTGCTCAGAGATTACCCTAACCTACTGGTGACAGACCAGGGGAGATGTAAACCACccactgctcctgaagctgctgaaGATGGCTATCCAGGAATTCAAGGGGAAACCAGAGACGGCCACCAGGCAGGAAAGGAATTTGCCAGTGACAATCTGCTAAACATGGATAAAGCagtaacagagagagagaggaagcacttATCTGGTGAGTTAGGAAAATCAGGGATGAACCAGTGTTTGGAGACTGTGGCTGAGAAAAGAGTAGGGGGAAAAGACTTATTGAGCCGGACAGGCTCAGAGAAACCTGCCAGGGCGAGGCGACCGGGGATTAAGGGAAAAGCCAAGAAGCTGAACcccaacctggaagaaagggcaACAGAAGCCTCCCTGAATCGCCTGTATCCCAGAGGACCTGTTAAGCACCCATTAACCCCAAGTGACAAAAGAGAGAGTTCCCATGCCAAAGCAGAAGCGACTGGTTTGAATTCCCAGTTCCATGCAGGAGGCTGTGCTATTCCAACCCAAGCAGAGCAAGAAGCAAAAATCCTGCAGACTCCACCAAGCTCACTCTCCAAAGAAGGGAACTTGGACTTGCAGGGAGAAGGAGTGTGGGTTAAAAACGTACTTGAAACAAGCAGGATTC
This genomic interval from Phocoena phocoena chromosome 13, mPhoPho1.1, whole genome shotgun sequence contains the following:
- the LOC136132498 gene encoding LOW QUALITY PROTEIN: alpha-protein kinase 2-like (The sequence of the model RefSeq protein was modified relative to this genomic sequence to represent the inferred CDS: inserted 1 base in 1 codon), encoding MQPAGQPKPEVTSYKNGQTIDACGIVSSCEFFENQYVHLLHLYCGTQNDAAVYQISAKNCLGVICCSAVKCPSENQQLSLNPKDDSNTVCKHETYEQESTHQIDEKEHXYKEEEGIASGPPASADSPSSKFSGVCSLRLLADNDLGTSSSENPLDVKDVRQTEEARDPDNTEDVVEGLLCSNSSNSPYKQDVCGHRTVHSKLSRLMDGALDTSGPNEEVFDSSHQNPTVQKYISFSLPLMEAASSTSPGDRATSNKPVSRPASSTDLDSDYELCSEITLTYW